Sequence from the Fictibacillus arsenicus genome:
TCCCGGTATAAATACCTGCTAACGGTCCCTTTCCTTTATAGCGGGGTGCATCTTTAAGAATACGTATGTGCATAGAGCTGTTTTTAGTTAAAGGTGTCAACAATTCCTCACGCGTAATTACTAAAATCTTATCCGCAAAAGGCGATAGTGATTCAATCGAATACTCTATAAATGTTCTGTTATTCCACTCAGCTAATGCTTTTGGACTTCCAAACCGCCTGGATTCACCGCCAGCCAAAACTATACCTGCACACATCAATTGACTGTCCATATGTATAATCCTCCTGCCATTAACGCGCCAATGATTGTAGAACTAAAGTTAACAAGATTATTTGTTACCCATGGCAATCCAAATATTCTCACTGTTTTCATTTTGCAATGCCATTTACTCTCAGTCTCTGTTTTACAAATTTGACAAAAAAACTTCTGTTCAAACCATGCTCCAAAAAGGGTATCTGCAATATTCCCAAAAAAACCTGCAAAAATAATAATACCACTTCCCATTAAATTTGACGTATCATAAAGGAAATAGTAACTTATCCCAATTGCTGCAGCTCCTAAAACCGCAGCGATCGTCCCTAATCGTGTAACAGCTCCTGAAAGTCCTGCTTCAACTTTTCTCCATTCCTTTAAATGAAAAGGTTTCGTTTTTGACAGTATCCCTATCTCAGAGGCCCATGTATCTGCTGTAGCAGTCGCTAATGCACCAGTAAACATTATTAACCAAACTGGATCTGGCATGAATACAGCACCTATTGCAGCAAGTATGGATGCACCTCCATTTGCAAACACTTGACCGACTGTCCTCCCCTTTTTGTCTTCTAAAGTTTCTGAGTAATAATCTTGTTTTACTTCTCTTTTCCACTTGGTTAAAAGGGATGATGTAAGAAAAAACATCGCTAATATGACTAGACCCTGCCATTGAAAAGAATAAAAAGTTAGAGCACCTGTTAAAAATGCTGCTGAACTTCCCCAAAGTGTAAGCAGCCTAAAAATAAAAGAGCCCATACAGAGCAAAGCGATCCCCGCAAAAA
This genomic interval carries:
- a CDS encoding DUF92 domain-containing protein, whose protein sequence is MEAAFFAGIALLCMGSFIFRLLTLWGSSAAFLTGALTFYSFQWQGLVILAMFFLTSSLLTKWKREVKQDYYSETLEDKKGRTVGQVFANGGASILAAIGAVFMPDPVWLIMFTGALATATADTWASEIGILSKTKPFHLKEWRKVEAGLSGAVTRLGTIAAVLGAAAIGISYYFLYDTSNLMGSGIIIFAGFFGNIADTLFGAWFEQKFFCQICKTETESKWHCKMKTVRIFGLPWVTNNLVNFSSTIIGALMAGGLYIWTVN